A single region of the Pseudomonas sp. VD-NE ins genome encodes:
- a CDS encoding alpha/beta fold hydrolase, which translates to MQSSSDLFPVALISAERRGDLSEDVYRLKPGNSPDWSVEIAVTRLGMADDSAPRGVPVILLHGSFSNRRFWFSPKGLGLGAYLTRLGFDVWIPEMRGHGLSQRNEEYRRNRVADYARYDLPAIAAFVREQSGQVPHWIGHSLGGITLAAALGGEYLGEPAVASAAFFGTQVSRTYWPLKIPPVEWSGRFILKRFAQLSGSRLKRGPEDEPIGLALESMRWYGLFGRFGDKDKDWWAGLADVQVPVLAVTAAGDHQDPAWACRKLFEQIGSEHKQFINLGREQGFNDNFGHVEMLVSKAAQTEVWPLVARWLNDQHTPLLGEKPDLAAAV; encoded by the coding sequence ATGCAAAGCAGCAGTGACCTATTTCCTGTCGCCCTGATCAGCGCCGAACGGCGCGGTGATCTGAGCGAAGATGTGTATCGCTTGAAACCCGGCAACAGCCCCGACTGGTCCGTGGAAATCGCTGTGACCCGGTTGGGCATGGCCGATGACTCGGCGCCTCGCGGTGTGCCGGTGATTTTGCTGCACGGCAGTTTTTCCAATCGACGTTTCTGGTTTTCACCCAAAGGTCTGGGGCTGGGCGCGTATTTGACGCGTCTGGGTTTCGATGTGTGGATTCCGGAGATGCGCGGCCACGGCCTGTCGCAGCGCAACGAGGAATACCGGCGCAACCGTGTCGCCGACTATGCGCGATACGATCTGCCGGCGATTGCCGCGTTCGTGCGTGAGCAGAGCGGGCAGGTTCCGCACTGGATCGGCCATTCGCTGGGTGGTATCACCCTGGCGGCTGCGCTCGGTGGCGAATACCTTGGCGAGCCTGCCGTGGCTTCGGCGGCGTTTTTTGGTACGCAGGTCAGCCGTACGTATTGGCCGCTGAAAATTCCGCCGGTGGAGTGGAGCGGGCGCTTCATTCTCAAGCGCTTTGCGCAATTGTCGGGTTCGCGCCTCAAACGTGGCCCGGAAGATGAGCCGATCGGTCTGGCGCTGGAAAGCATGCGCTGGTACGGCTTGTTCGGCCGTTTTGGCGACAAGGACAAGGACTGGTGGGCAGGGCTGGCTGATGTTCAGGTGCCAGTGCTGGCGGTGACTGCGGCCGGGGATCATCAGGATCCGGCGTGGGCCTGTCGCAAACTGTTCGAGCAGATCGGTTCCGAGCATAAGCAGTTCATCAATCTGGGCCGCGAGCAGGGTTTCAACGATAATTTCGGCCATGTCGAGATGTTGGTGAGCAAAGCGGCGCAGACTGAGGTGTGGCCGTTGGTGGCACGCTGGTTGAACGATCAGCACACGCCATTGCTGGGCGAGAAGCCGGATCTGGCTGCTGCGGTCTGA
- the rraA gene encoding ribonuclease E activity regulator RraA produces the protein MNHYLTPDLCDAYPELVQVLEPMFSNFGGRDSFGGEIVTIKCFEDNSLVKEQAELKGNGKVLVVDGGGSLRRALLGDMIAEKAAKNGWEGLVIYGCIRDVDVIAQTDLGVQALASHPMKTEKRGIGDLNVPVTFAGVTFHPGHYIYADNNGVIVSPSPLKMPE, from the coding sequence ATGAACCATTACCTTACGCCTGACCTGTGCGACGCCTATCCGGAGCTGGTGCAGGTGCTGGAACCGATGTTCAGCAATTTCGGCGGCCGTGATTCGTTCGGCGGCGAAATCGTGACCATCAAATGCTTCGAAGACAACTCTCTGGTCAAGGAACAGGCTGAACTCAAGGGCAACGGCAAGGTATTGGTGGTCGATGGCGGCGGTTCGCTGCGTCGCGCATTGCTCGGCGACATGATCGCCGAGAAGGCCGCTAAAAACGGTTGGGAAGGGCTGGTGATCTACGGCTGCATCCGTGACGTCGACGTTATCGCGCAGACCGATCTGGGCGTGCAGGCGCTGGCCAGCCATCCGATGAAAACTGAAAAACGTGGTATCGGTGACCTCAACGTCCCGGTGACTTTCGCCGGTGTGACGTTCCACCCGGGCCACTACATTTATGCGGACAACAACGGCGTGATCGTTTCGCCGAGTCCGCTGAAAATGCCTGAATAA
- a CDS encoding zinc transporter ZntB: MFEEENAQWGLVHALVLDGKGGARSIARTELDDLQLQAHESLWLHWDRSHPQTQTWLRKSSGLNEFTCDLLLEENTRPRLLPLPDAELLLFLRGVNLNPGAEPEDMVSVRIFASAQRVISLRLRPLRATDELLAQLADGKGPKTSSELILYLAQFLTNKVQDLVTCLSEIADEEEEKMDADERYTPEHGAILHIRRRAAGLKRFLAPQRDIFGQLTRIKLPWFVDDDADYWNELNNSLTRYLEELELTRERVGLVLEAEDRRLSERMNRTMYRFGIITCIFLPMSFITGLLGINVGGIPFSSSPYGFLIACLTVLALAFGQWWLFRRLRWV, translated from the coding sequence ATGTTCGAGGAAGAAAACGCGCAATGGGGGCTGGTGCATGCCCTGGTGCTGGACGGAAAAGGCGGTGCGCGTTCGATAGCCCGGACTGAGCTCGACGATTTGCAGCTGCAGGCCCATGAAAGCCTGTGGCTGCATTGGGATCGCAGCCATCCGCAGACCCAGACCTGGCTGCGCAAATCCAGCGGTCTCAACGAATTCACCTGCGATCTGTTGCTGGAAGAGAACACGCGACCGCGACTGTTGCCGCTGCCGGATGCCGAGCTGCTGCTGTTTCTGCGCGGGGTCAATCTCAACCCTGGCGCCGAACCGGAAGACATGGTCTCGGTGCGGATTTTCGCTTCGGCCCAGCGGGTGATTTCCCTGCGTTTGCGCCCACTGCGCGCCACCGATGAGCTGTTGGCTCAGTTGGCGGACGGCAAGGGCCCGAAAACCTCCTCTGAACTCATCCTTTATCTGGCGCAGTTCCTCACCAACAAGGTGCAGGATCTGGTCACCTGCCTCTCGGAAATCGCCGATGAAGAAGAAGAAAAGATGGATGCCGACGAACGGTATACCCCCGAGCATGGCGCCATTTTGCACATCCGGCGCAGGGCTGCCGGGCTGAAGCGTTTTCTTGCACCGCAGCGGGATATTTTCGGACAATTGACGCGGATAAAACTGCCGTGGTTTGTCGATGACGATGCCGATTACTGGAACGAGTTGAACAATAGCCTGACCCGTTATCTCGAAGAGCTCGAATTGACCCGAGAGCGCGTGGGGCTTGTGCTGGAGGCTGAAGACCGGCGTTTGAGCGAGCGCATGAATCGCACGATGTACCGCTTCGGGATCATCACCTGCATCTTTTTGCCGATGAGTTTCATCACCGGTCTGCTGGGTATAAATGTCGGCGGAATTCCGTTCTCCAGCAGTCCTTATGGTTTCCTGATTGCCTGTTTGACGGTGCTTGCCCTGGCCTTCGGTCAGTGGTGGTTATTCCGTCGTTTGCGCTGGGTCTGA
- a CDS encoding mechanosensitive ion channel family protein: MELDLWTQSLVTAMTALWTKVANFIPNLFGALVVLLLGFVVAKLLDTLLSKLLAKLGLDRLMGGTGLTKLMSRAGLQVPISTLIGKIVYWFVLLIFLVSAAESLGLERVSATLDMLALYLPKVFGAALVLLVGVLLAQLANGLVRGAAEGVGLDYASGLGRIAQGLVIIISISVAISQLEVKTDLLNHVIVIVLITVGLAVALAMGLGSREIAGQILAGIYVRELYQVGQQVRVGEVEGQIEEIGTVKTTLLTDEGELVSLSNRILLEQHVSSR; this comes from the coding sequence ATGGAACTCGACCTCTGGACTCAGAGCCTCGTCACTGCAATGACTGCGTTGTGGACCAAAGTGGCCAATTTCATCCCGAACCTGTTCGGCGCACTGGTCGTGCTGCTGTTGGGTTTCGTCGTGGCCAAGCTGCTCGATACCTTGCTGTCCAAATTGCTCGCCAAACTGGGCCTCGATCGCTTGATGGGCGGTACCGGGCTGACCAAATTGATGTCGCGTGCGGGGCTGCAGGTTCCGATTTCAACGCTGATTGGTAAAATCGTTTACTGGTTCGTCCTGCTGATTTTCCTGGTTTCTGCAGCAGAATCCCTTGGCCTTGAGCGAGTTTCAGCTACGCTGGATATGTTGGCGCTCTATTTGCCGAAAGTATTCGGTGCGGCGCTGGTGTTGCTGGTAGGTGTTTTGCTCGCGCAGCTGGCCAACGGGCTGGTGCGCGGGGCGGCAGAAGGCGTAGGCCTGGACTACGCTTCGGGGCTGGGGCGAATTGCGCAAGGGCTGGTGATCATCATCAGCATCTCGGTTGCGATCAGTCAGCTTGAGGTCAAGACTGACCTGCTGAACCATGTGATTGTCATCGTTTTGATTACCGTTGGTCTGGCCGTTGCGCTGGCCATGGGTTTGGGAAGCCGGGAAATTGCCGGTCAGATTCTTGCGGGAATCTATGTGCGTGAGTTGTATCAGGTTGGGCAACAAGTGCGTGTTGGCGAGGTCGAAGGGCAGATCGAAGAGATCGGCACGGTTAAAACCACATTGCTGACCGATGAGGGTGAGCTAGTCTCTCTTTCCAATCGGATCCTGCTGGAACAGCATGTGAGTAGCCGCTAA
- the sigX gene encoding RNA polymerase sigma factor SigX, translated as MNKTQTLSTRYDPRELSDEELVARSHTELFHVTRAYEELMRRYQRTLFNVCARYLGNDRDADDVCQEVMLKVLYGLKNFEGKSKFKTWLYSITYNECITQYRKERRKRRLMDALSLDPLEEASEEKAPKPEEKGGLDRWLVYVNPIDREILVLRFVAELEFQEIADIMHMGLSATKMRYKRALDKLREKFAGIAET; from the coding sequence TTGAATAAAACCCAAACGCTATCCACGCGCTACGACCCCCGCGAGCTCTCTGATGAGGAGTTGGTCGCGCGCTCGCATACCGAGCTGTTTCACGTAACGCGCGCCTATGAAGAACTGATGCGGCGTTACCAGCGAACATTATTTAACGTTTGTGCGAGATATCTTGGGAACGATCGCGACGCAGACGATGTCTGTCAGGAAGTCATGTTGAAGGTGCTGTATGGCCTGAAGAACTTCGAGGGGAAATCGAAGTTCAAAACGTGGCTCTACAGCATCACGTACAACGAATGTATTACGCAGTATCGGAAGGAACGGCGAAAGCGTCGCTTGATGGACGCATTGAGTCTTGACCCCCTCGAGGAAGCGTCCGAAGAAAAGGCGCCGAAACCCGAGGAGAAGGGCGGGCTTGATCGCTGGCTGGTGTATGTGAACCCGATTGACCGCGAAATTCTGGTGCTACGATTTGTCGCAGAGCTGGAATTTCAGGAGATCGCAGACATCATGCACATGGGTTTGAGTGCGACAAAAATGCGTTACAAACGTGCTCTAGATAAATTGCGTGAGAAATTTGCAGGCATTGCTGAAACTTAG
- a CDS encoding OmpA family protein — MKLKNTLGLAIGSLIAATSFGALAQGQGAVEIEGFAKKEQFDSARNFKNNGNLFGGSIGYFLTDDVELRLGYDEVHNVRSDDGRNIKGANTALDALYHFNNPGDMLRPYVSAGFSDQSIGQNGSGGRDRSTFANVGAGAKLYFTDNFYARAGVEAQYNIDQGDTEWAPSVGIGVNFGGGSKPAAAPVPAPAEVCSDSDNDGVCDNVDKCPDTPANVTVDADGCPAVAEVVRVELDVKFDFDKSVVKPNSYGDIKNLADFMKQYPSTTTTVEGHTDSVGPDAYNQKLSERRANAVKQVLTNQYGVESSRVQSVGYGESRPVADNKTEAGRAVNRRVEAQVEAQAK, encoded by the coding sequence ATGAAACTGAAAAACACCTTGGGCTTGGCCATTGGTTCTCTGATTGCCGCCACTTCGTTCGGCGCTCTGGCACAAGGCCAAGGCGCAGTTGAAATCGAAGGCTTCGCAAAGAAAGAACAATTCGACAGCGCTCGTAACTTCAAGAACAACGGCAACCTGTTCGGCGGCTCGATCGGTTACTTCCTGACCGACGACGTTGAACTGCGTCTGGGCTACGACGAAGTGCACAACGTGCGTTCCGACGACGGTCGTAACATCAAGGGCGCGAACACCGCTCTGGACGCTCTGTACCACTTCAACAACCCAGGCGACATGCTGCGTCCGTACGTATCGGCTGGTTTCTCCGATCAGAGCATCGGTCAGAACGGTTCCGGCGGTCGTGACCGCTCCACCTTCGCCAACGTTGGCGCTGGTGCCAAGCTGTACTTCACCGACAACTTCTACGCCCGTGCTGGCGTTGAAGCTCAGTACAACATCGACCAGGGCGACACCGAGTGGGCTCCTAGCGTTGGTATCGGTGTGAACTTCGGTGGCGGCTCCAAGCCTGCTGCTGCTCCAGTTCCAGCACCAGCTGAAGTCTGCTCCGACAGCGACAACGATGGCGTTTGCGACAACGTTGACAAGTGCCCGGACACCCCAGCCAACGTAACTGTTGACGCTGATGGCTGCCCAGCAGTTGCTGAAGTTGTTCGTGTTGAGCTGGACGTTAAGTTCGACTTCGACAAGTCGGTTGTGAAGCCAAACAGCTACGGCGACATCAAGAACCTGGCTGACTTCATGAAGCAGTACCCATCCACCACCACTACTGTTGAAGGTCACACTGACTCCGTCGGTCCTGACGCTTACAACCAGAAACTGTCCGAGCGTCGTGCAAACGCCGTTAAGCAAGTTCTGACCAACCAGTACGGTGTTGAATCGTCCCGCGTTCAGTCTGTTGGCTACGGCGAATCCCGCCCAGTTGCTGACAACAAAACTGAAGCTGGCCGCGCTGTAAACCGTCGCGTAGAAGCGCAGGTTGAAGCTCAAGCTAAGTAA
- the cobA gene encoding uroporphyrinogen-III C-methyltransferase, with amino-acid sequence MNAKVWLVGAGPGDPELLTLKAVRALREADVVLIDDLVNDAVLEHCPGARIIAVGKRGGCRSTPQAFIHRLMLRYARHGKCVVRLKGGDPCIFGRGGEEAQWLRERGVEVELVNGITAGLAGATQCDIPLTLRGVARGVTLVTAHTQDDSQLNWQALAQGGTTLVVYMGVAKLGEIRDQLLAGGMAADTPVAMIENASLPEQRECRSDLASMSDDAGIFGLKSPAILVIGAVAAAGEDQKIAACGSSYRTYADFM; translated from the coding sequence ATGAATGCAAAAGTCTGGCTGGTGGGTGCAGGTCCTGGTGATCCGGAACTGCTGACCCTCAAAGCGGTGCGTGCGTTGCGCGAGGCCGATGTGGTGCTGATCGATGACCTGGTCAACGACGCCGTGCTGGAACACTGCCCTGGCGCGCGCATCATTGCGGTGGGTAAGCGCGGTGGTTGCCGCTCGACACCGCAGGCGTTCATCCATCGACTGATGCTGCGCTATGCCCGCCATGGCAAGTGTGTGGTGCGGCTGAAGGGCGGTGATCCATGCATTTTCGGCCGTGGCGGCGAAGAGGCGCAGTGGCTGCGTGAACGTGGCGTTGAGGTGGAGTTGGTCAATGGCATCACTGCCGGGCTGGCCGGGGCGACGCAGTGCGATATTCCGCTGACGTTGCGCGGTGTGGCGCGCGGGGTCACGCTGGTGACGGCACACACCCAGGACGACAGCCAATTGAACTGGCAGGCGCTGGCGCAGGGCGGTACGACGCTGGTGGTTTATATGGGCGTGGCCAAGCTGGGCGAGATTCGCGATCAGTTGTTGGCGGGCGGGATGGCAGCGGATACGCCAGTGGCGATGATCGAGAATGCGTCGTTGCCAGAGCAGCGCGAATGCCGCAGTGATCTGGCGAGCATGAGCGATGACGCAGGAATTTTCGGATTGAAGAGCCCGGCGATTCTGGTGATTGGTGCGGTGGCGGCTGCTGGTGAAGATCAAAAGATCGCAGCCTGCGGCAGCTCCTACAGGACGTATGCAGATTTCATGTAG
- a CDS encoding molybdopterin-dependent oxidoreductase: MNRQTTASTCCYCGVGCGVLIEHDGERILGVSGDPAHPANFGKLCSKGSTLHLTGDLAARALYPELRLGKGLARSRTDWDTALEHAANVFAETIAEHGPDSVAFYISGQLLTEDYYAFNKLARALVGTNNIDSNSRLCMSSAVVGYKRSLGADAPPCSYEDLELSDCVMIVGSNMAYAHPVLFRRLEEAKSRRPQMKVIVIDPRRTDTCDLADLHLAILPGTDVALFHGILHLLLWENWIDRDFVKTHTEGLAELKSLVRDYTPQMVSQLCGISVEQLQQCAEWVGTSPSFLSLWCMGLNQSTAGSAKNSALINLHLATGQIGRPGAGPFSLTGQPNAMGGRETGSLSNLLPGHRDAANPEHRAEVAAYWGVDQLPDSTGLSAIELFEQVRNGKVKALWIACTNPAQSMPDQHAVRAALETCPFVVLQEAFHTTETAAFADLLLPAASWGEKEGSVTNSERRISHVRKAILPPGEARPDWAITVDFAQRLEKRLRPAESSLFTFTRPAQLFDEFKGLTRGRDLDMSGISHVLIDEIGPQQWPFPAGARKGTSRLYEDGIFPTANGRAQFIADPYRAAKEPRDARFPLTLITGRLRDQWHGMSRTGTAAQLFGHVSEAVLSLHPDELRRHRLQPGDLVNLKSRRGAVIVAVGSDDSVRPGQAFLPMHWGDRFLKGGVNSLTLPAFDPLSKQPELKHSGVRLEPANLPWQLFALIEGDVQRHFETLRPLCEAFSYVSLSLVGRERSALLIRAASNEAPNPQLLAQIDQCLSLIEGPVLAYDDPRRAIGKRVRIENGRITAIRLAGETLAQHWLQGLWQEGRADDQLRRWLLAPMSAPPGSAGAQIAADKTLCNCKNVSLNAVCAGIRQGLDLQGLKNQLGCGTQCGSCVPEIKRLLAAELQPVAVI; this comes from the coding sequence ATGAACCGCCAGACGACCGCCTCGACCTGCTGTTATTGCGGGGTCGGCTGCGGCGTGCTGATTGAGCATGACGGCGAGCGCATCCTCGGCGTCAGTGGCGATCCGGCGCACCCGGCCAACTTCGGCAAACTGTGCAGCAAAGGCTCGACCCTGCACCTGACCGGCGACCTTGCCGCTCGCGCGCTGTACCCGGAACTGCGTCTGGGCAAAGGCCTGGCGCGCAGCCGCACAGATTGGGATACCGCGCTGGAGCACGCGGCTAACGTGTTCGCCGAGACCATCGCCGAGCACGGCCCCGACAGCGTGGCGTTCTATATCTCCGGACAGTTGCTGACCGAGGATTATTACGCCTTCAACAAACTGGCGCGGGCGTTGGTCGGGACCAACAACATCGACAGCAATTCGCGCCTGTGCATGTCCTCGGCGGTGGTCGGCTACAAGCGCAGCCTCGGCGCCGACGCCCCGCCGTGCAGCTATGAGGATCTGGAACTCAGCGATTGCGTAATGATTGTCGGCAGTAACATGGCCTACGCCCATCCGGTACTTTTCCGTCGGCTGGAAGAGGCAAAGTCCCGCCGTCCACAGATGAAAGTCATCGTCATCGACCCTCGGCGCACCGACACCTGCGACCTTGCCGATTTGCACCTGGCGATTCTGCCGGGCACAGATGTCGCTTTGTTTCATGGGATTTTGCATCTGTTGTTGTGGGAAAACTGGATCGACCGCGATTTCGTCAAAACGCACACGGAAGGCCTCGCCGAACTGAAGAGTCTGGTGCGCGATTACACCCCGCAAATGGTGTCGCAACTGTGCGGAATCAGTGTCGAGCAATTGCAGCAGTGCGCTGAATGGGTCGGCACTTCGCCGAGTTTTCTGTCACTGTGGTGCATGGGTTTGAACCAGTCCACGGCTGGCAGCGCGAAGAACAGCGCGCTGATCAATCTGCACCTGGCCACCGGACAAATCGGCCGTCCGGGTGCAGGACCTTTCTCCCTTACCGGTCAGCCAAATGCCATGGGCGGGCGCGAAACCGGCAGTTTGTCGAACCTGCTGCCGGGCCATCGAGACGCGGCCAACCCTGAACACCGCGCCGAAGTGGCGGCTTATTGGGGTGTGGATCAACTGCCGGACAGCACTGGGCTCAGCGCCATCGAACTGTTCGAGCAAGTGCGCAACGGCAAGGTCAAGGCGTTGTGGATTGCCTGCACCAACCCTGCGCAATCGATGCCGGACCAACATGCTGTGCGAGCAGCGCTTGAGACTTGCCCGTTTGTGGTTCTGCAAGAAGCCTTTCACACCACCGAAACCGCAGCATTCGCCGATCTCCTGCTACCCGCCGCCAGTTGGGGCGAGAAAGAAGGCTCGGTGACCAACTCCGAGCGACGCATTTCCCACGTACGCAAAGCCATCCTCCCACCGGGAGAAGCGCGGCCCGACTGGGCGATCACAGTGGATTTCGCACAGCGCCTGGAGAAACGTCTGCGCCCCGCTGAATCGAGCCTGTTTACGTTTACTCGGCCCGCGCAGTTGTTCGATGAGTTCAAAGGGCTGACACGCGGCCGTGATCTGGATATGTCCGGGATCAGTCATGTGCTGATCGACGAGATCGGACCGCAGCAATGGCCCTTCCCTGCCGGCGCCCGCAAAGGAACATCACGACTCTATGAGGACGGTATTTTTCCTACGGCCAACGGTCGGGCTCAGTTCATTGCCGACCCGTATCGCGCCGCCAAGGAACCGCGCGATGCGCGCTTCCCATTGACGCTGATCACCGGTCGCCTGCGCGATCAATGGCACGGTATGAGCCGCACCGGTACGGCGGCGCAATTGTTCGGGCATGTCAGCGAAGCGGTGTTGAGTCTGCATCCAGACGAACTGCGTCGGCATCGCTTGCAGCCGGGAGATCTGGTCAACCTTAAAAGTCGTCGCGGCGCAGTGATCGTCGCGGTTGGCAGCGATGACAGCGTGCGCCCGGGGCAAGCGTTTCTGCCGATGCATTGGGGCGACCGTTTTCTCAAGGGCGGCGTGAACAGCCTGACCCTGCCGGCCTTCGATCCATTGTCGAAACAACCGGAACTGAAACACAGCGGCGTGCGCCTGGAACCGGCCAACCTTCCGTGGCAGCTTTTCGCACTGATCGAGGGTGATGTTCAACGGCATTTCGAGACCCTACGACCGCTTTGCGAGGCATTTTCCTACGTGAGTCTCAGCCTTGTCGGACGTGAACGATCGGCATTGCTGATACGCGCTGCCAGCAACGAGGCGCCGAATCCACAATTATTGGCTCAGATCGACCAATGCCTGTCACTCATCGAAGGCCCTGTACTCGCTTATGACGATCCCCGTCGGGCTATCGGCAAGCGCGTACGCATTGAAAACGGCCGGATCACCGCGATCCGACTGGCCGGCGAAACCCTCGCCCAGCATTGGCTGCAAGGGTTGTGGCAGGAAGGTCGCGCCGATGACCAGCTAAGGCGCTGGCTGCTGGCACCGATGAGTGCGCCGCCGGGCAGTGCCGGGGCGCAGATCGCTGCGGATAAAACCCTGTGCAACTGCAAGAACGTAAGCCTCAACGCGGTCTGCGCCGGCATTCGCCAGGGCCTGGATCTGCAGGGTTTGAAAAATCAATTGGGCTGCGGCACGCAATGCGGCTCGTGCGTCCCGGAAATAAAACGTTTGCTGGCTGCCGAGTTGCAGCCAGTCGCCGTCATCTGA
- the nirD gene encoding nitrite reductase small subunit NirD, which yields MNWLDICALDEINALGSRIIAGPKGDIAIFRTSDDEVFALDDRCPHKGGPLSQGLIYGKRVACPLHNWQIDLESGEAQAPDIGCAHHHPARVENGRVQLALRDAI from the coding sequence ATGAACTGGCTGGATATCTGTGCCCTCGACGAGATCAACGCCCTCGGTTCGCGGATCATTGCCGGACCGAAAGGTGACATCGCGATTTTTCGTACGAGCGACGACGAAGTTTTCGCCCTCGACGACCGCTGCCCGCACAAGGGCGGGCCATTATCGCAAGGTTTGATCTACGGCAAACGTGTGGCCTGTCCGTTGCACAACTGGCAGATCGATCTCGAATCTGGCGAAGCTCAGGCGCCGGACATCGGTTGCGCGCACCATCATCCGGCGCGGGTCGAAAACGGTCGTGTGCAACTGGCCCTGCGGGACGCCATCTGA